The Sporosarcina ureae genome includes a region encoding these proteins:
- a CDS encoding DUF2922 domain-containing protein, translated as MAKVLELTFLTAANKPVKLTVDEPHEDLTEGQVEAVMQQVIASNIFLIEESPLATIKSARIVARDTQNIVSR; from the coding sequence ATGGCAAAAGTATTGGAATTAACTTTTTTAACCGCGGCGAATAAGCCGGTGAAATTAACGGTAGATGAACCGCATGAAGATCTTACGGAAGGGCAGGTCGAAGCCGTGATGCAGCAAGTGATCGCAAGCAATATCTTCCTCATTGAAGAATCTCCACTTGCTACGATCAAAAGCGCACGAATTGTCGCGCGTGATACACAAAACATCGTTAGTCGATAA
- a CDS encoding YvrJ family protein — translation MEDWLQLIQDVGFPIFVSFYLLHRLEIKLEAIHGVLSDIKNR, via the coding sequence ATGGAGGACTGGCTACAGCTTATACAAGATGTCGGATTTCCGATATTCGTATCGTTTTATCTACTACATCGTTTGGAAATAAAGTTAGAGGCGATTCATGGCGTTCTCTCGGACATCAAAAACAGATGA
- a CDS encoding SCO family protein, with translation MYKKLLVPLTLIFVLMLSACGGGFKPDHKYKIDSFEFTNQHNETITDEDLKGSVWLAQFVFTNCTTVCPPMMSNMVTLQEKLIDNKIEDYNIVSFSVDPDVDTPEELAKYLDMFSAPDESKWQMLTGYEMKTIEKIAASSFKQLVKQIPNDDQVIHGVSFGLVNQNNEVVKLYGGNEDVDYDTIVKDIKALIKEGK, from the coding sequence ATGTATAAAAAGCTTTTGGTACCGTTGACACTTATATTCGTGCTGATGTTGAGTGCGTGTGGTGGAGGTTTTAAACCGGACCATAAATATAAAATAGATTCATTTGAATTTACTAACCAACACAATGAAACGATAACCGACGAAGATTTGAAAGGCTCCGTATGGCTGGCACAGTTCGTATTCACAAACTGTACAACCGTTTGTCCGCCAATGATGAGCAATATGGTGACGTTGCAAGAAAAATTGATAGACAATAAGATCGAGGATTACAATATCGTGTCATTCAGTGTAGACCCGGATGTGGATACACCGGAAGAACTAGCGAAGTATCTCGACATGTTTAGCGCGCCAGATGAAAGTAAGTGGCAGATGTTAACAGGGTACGAGATGAAGACCATTGAAAAAATAGCCGCTTCATCATTCAAACAACTAGTGAAACAAATTCCTAACGACGATCAAGTCATCCACGGCGTTTCATTCGGCTTGGTGAATCAAAACAATGAAGTAGTAAAATTATACGGTGGGAACGAAGATGTAGACTATGATACAATCGTAAAAGACATAAAAGCCCTCATCAAAGAAGGCAAGTAA
- a CDS encoding lytic transglycosylase domain-containing protein, giving the protein MKKLKKKRLSRSGRVMVAFLVLLVPVAVTLFTISAILWVNFGKHDTITETATALFHIQDRKTGEAVPQEFIPIYIEAAKEYNIPWTLLAAHHRIETRFSTMKTDVSPVGAEGPMQFMPCTFVGWDYPGCKELGKGEIPERDKIDPAVIEQYGGYGIDANGDGIADPFDIEDAIFSAAHYLSDSGAADGNIEKAVFTYNHSEQYVEDVLWYYREFEEQRIASEKRVKK; this is encoded by the coding sequence ATGAAGAAATTAAAGAAAAAGAGACTCAGTCGATCGGGACGCGTTATGGTCGCTTTTTTAGTTTTATTAGTACCTGTTGCTGTCACACTCTTTACGATTTCCGCCATTCTTTGGGTGAATTTCGGAAAACACGACACCATTACAGAAACTGCTACAGCGTTATTTCATATTCAAGACCGTAAAACGGGAGAAGCCGTACCACAAGAATTTATTCCAATCTATATCGAAGCAGCAAAAGAATACAATATTCCTTGGACATTACTCGCAGCACACCACCGCATTGAGACTAGGTTCTCTACAATGAAAACCGACGTCTCGCCTGTTGGAGCGGAAGGACCGATGCAGTTCATGCCATGTACGTTCGTTGGCTGGGATTATCCTGGTTGTAAGGAGTTAGGCAAAGGAGAAATTCCTGAACGCGACAAAATCGATCCAGCTGTCATCGAGCAATACGGTGGCTATGGTATCGATGCGAACGGTGACGGAATAGCAGATCCATTTGACATAGAAGACGCCATTTTCAGCGCGGCCCATTATCTATCAGATAGCGGGGCAGCAGACGGGAATATAGAAAAGGCAGTTTTTACTTATAATCATAGCGAACAATACGTAGAAGATGTATTGTGGTATTACCGTGAGTTCGAAGAGCAACGCATAGCATCAGAGAAGCGAGTGAAGAAATAA
- a CDS encoding GlsB/YeaQ/YmgE family stress response membrane protein — protein MSFLWFLIIGGIIGWLAGLIVGKDIPGGIIGNIIAGIVGAWIGGALLGEWGPQISSFYFLPALIGAIVLVFIVSLIMKSMRKAS, from the coding sequence ATGAGCTTTTTATGGTTCTTAATTATCGGAGGTATCATTGGTTGGCTAGCTGGACTTATTGTAGGTAAAGATATTCCCGGCGGTATTATCGGTAACATCATTGCAGGTATTGTAGGTGCATGGATTGGTGGTGCACTATTAGGAGAATGGGGTCCACAGATCTCTAGTTTCTACTTCCTACCTGCGTTAATCGGTGCGATTGTACTTGTATTCATTGTTAGCTTGATTATGAAGAGTATGCGCAAAGCTTCATAA
- a CDS encoding cysteine hydrolase family protein, whose amino-acid sequence MEKALLIVDYTVDFVAKDGALTCGEPGIALEDYIVDQAADYLKQQLPVFVINDLHEKHDPYHPESKLFPPHNIRGTEGRNLYGKLHDLYTKHNQEIIWMDKTRYSAFAGTDLDIQLRARGITEIHLMGVCTDICILHTAVDAYNLGYTMVIHEGGVASFNATGHDWALSHFQHTLGATIIAK is encoded by the coding sequence ATGGAGAAAGCGTTACTCATTGTAGATTATACAGTAGATTTTGTTGCGAAGGACGGTGCATTGACTTGCGGCGAGCCAGGAATCGCTCTCGAGGACTATATTGTCGATCAAGCAGCAGATTATTTAAAACAGCAATTGCCGGTATTCGTCATCAATGACTTGCATGAAAAACATGATCCGTATCATCCTGAAAGCAAGCTATTCCCACCTCACAACATTCGAGGCACGGAAGGTAGAAATCTTTATGGAAAACTGCATGATCTGTATACCAAACACAACCAAGAGATCATCTGGATGGATAAAACACGCTACAGTGCATTTGCTGGAACGGACCTCGATATTCAATTGCGTGCCCGCGGTATTACGGAAATCCATCTTATGGGTGTCTGTACGGATATTTGCATTTTACATACTGCAGTTGATGCGTACAACCTCGGTTACACGATGGTCATCCACGAAGGCGGTGTCGCAAGTTTCAATGCGACAGGTCACGACTGGGCTCTCTCCCACTTCCAACACACATTGGGCGCAACCATTATAGCTAAATAA
- the acnA gene encoding aconitate hydratase AcnA: MAKSNLHNSRQSFTVNDKTYNYYRLKALEEAGLTKVSKLPYSVRVLLESVLRQHDGYVIKDDHVEDLAKWGTVQNADAEVPFKPSRVILQDFTGVPVVVDLASLRSAMNELGGDPNEINPEIPVDLVIDHSVQVDSYGTQQALQMNMELEFERNAERYQFLSWAQKAYDNYRAVPPATGIVHQVNLEYLANVVHAVENEDGSFETYPDTLVGTDSHTTMINGIGVLGWGVGGIEAEAGMLGQPSYFPIPEVIGVKLVGDLPDGTTATDLALKVTQTLRAQGVVGKFVEFFGPGVSKLPLADRATIANMAPEYGATCGFFPVDEESLNYMRLTGRDEEHIAVVKQYLIENDMFFTPEKEEPSFTKVVEIDLGDIAANLSGPKRPQDLIPLTEMQQSFKDAVVAPEGTQGFGLTPKELKKKGTIKFEDGRKVELKTGDVAIAAITSCTNTSNPYVMLAAGLVAKKAVEKGLTPPAYVKTSLAPGSKVVTGYLNESGLSDYMDQIGFNTVGYGCTTCIGNSGPLLPEIEKTIGDEDLLVTSVLSGNRNFEGRVHPFVKANYLASPPLVVAYALAGTVNIDFAKDPIGTDKDGNDVFFKDIWPSTQEVNDVLNATVTPELFRKEYARVFTENEAWNAIETTDDSLYNFDESSTYIQNPPFFENLSKEPEDIQQLKGLRVIGKFGDSITTDHISPAGAIGLNTPAGIYLRENGVEPRNFNSYGSRRGNHEVMMRGTFANIRIRNQIAAGTEGGFTTYWPNKEVMPIYDAAMKYQQDGTGLAILGGKDYGMGSSRDWAAKGTNLLGIKTVIVESFERIHRSNLVMMGVLPLQFINGENVESLGLTGEEEISVNIAEGVKPRSILKVTAKAPDGKETEFEVLARFDSEVEVDYYRHGGILQMVLRNKLAAK; encoded by the coding sequence ATGGCAAAAAGCAATTTGCATAATAGCCGTCAGTCTTTCACAGTAAACGACAAGACGTATAACTACTACCGTTTGAAAGCTTTAGAAGAAGCAGGACTAACAAAAGTATCGAAACTTCCTTATTCCGTAAGAGTATTACTAGAATCCGTACTTCGTCAACACGACGGATACGTAATCAAGGACGATCATGTTGAAGATTTAGCTAAATGGGGCACTGTACAAAACGCAGACGCTGAAGTTCCATTCAAACCTTCACGTGTAATCCTACAAGACTTCACAGGAGTTCCTGTTGTAGTAGACTTAGCTTCATTGCGTTCTGCAATGAACGAACTAGGTGGAGATCCAAACGAGATCAACCCTGAAATTCCAGTGGATCTAGTAATTGACCACTCGGTACAAGTAGATAGCTATGGTACGCAACAAGCTCTACAAATGAATATGGAACTTGAATTCGAACGTAATGCTGAGCGTTACCAGTTCTTGAGCTGGGCACAAAAAGCATACGATAACTACCGTGCAGTACCACCTGCAACAGGTATCGTTCACCAAGTAAACCTTGAATATCTTGCAAACGTTGTTCACGCTGTGGAAAACGAAGATGGATCATTCGAAACATACCCAGATACATTAGTTGGAACGGACTCCCACACAACTATGATCAACGGGATCGGCGTACTTGGATGGGGTGTTGGTGGTATCGAAGCGGAAGCAGGCATGCTTGGACAACCTTCATACTTCCCAATTCCAGAAGTTATTGGTGTGAAATTGGTTGGCGATCTTCCAGATGGAACGACTGCAACTGACTTAGCGCTTAAAGTAACTCAAACCCTTCGTGCACAAGGCGTTGTAGGTAAATTTGTTGAGTTCTTCGGCCCTGGTGTTTCTAAATTACCACTTGCTGACCGTGCGACAATCGCAAACATGGCGCCTGAATACGGTGCTACTTGTGGATTCTTCCCGGTTGACGAAGAGTCACTTAATTACATGCGCTTAACAGGCCGTGACGAAGAGCACATTGCAGTAGTCAAGCAATACTTGATCGAAAACGATATGTTCTTTACTCCTGAAAAGGAAGAGCCGTCATTCACTAAAGTTGTAGAAATCGACCTTGGCGATATCGCTGCAAACCTTTCAGGACCAAAACGTCCACAAGACTTGATTCCATTGACTGAAATGCAACAGTCTTTCAAAGACGCAGTTGTAGCGCCAGAAGGAACACAAGGCTTTGGCTTAACTCCAAAAGAGCTTAAGAAAAAAGGTACAATCAAGTTCGAAGACGGACGTAAAGTAGAGCTTAAAACAGGTGACGTTGCGATCGCAGCTATCACTTCTTGTACAAACACATCTAACCCTTACGTCATGTTAGCGGCTGGATTGGTTGCGAAGAAGGCTGTTGAAAAAGGACTTACGCCTCCTGCATACGTTAAAACTTCATTGGCACCAGGTTCAAAAGTTGTTACAGGCTACTTGAATGAATCAGGCCTGTCTGATTACATGGATCAAATTGGATTCAACACAGTAGGTTACGGATGTACTACATGTATCGGTAACTCAGGTCCATTACTTCCAGAAATCGAAAAAACAATTGGTGACGAAGATCTTCTAGTTACATCTGTCCTTTCAGGTAACCGTAACTTTGAAGGCCGCGTACACCCATTCGTAAAAGCGAACTACTTGGCTTCACCTCCACTAGTTGTAGCATATGCACTAGCTGGAACAGTGAACATTGACTTCGCTAAAGATCCAATCGGCACGGACAAAGACGGCAATGACGTATTCTTCAAGGACATCTGGCCTTCTACACAAGAAGTCAACGATGTATTGAACGCGACAGTTACACCTGAGTTGTTCCGTAAAGAATATGCTCGTGTATTCACTGAAAACGAAGCGTGGAATGCAATTGAGACGACTGACGATTCTCTATACAATTTCGATGAGTCTTCAACATATATCCAAAACCCACCGTTCTTCGAAAACCTTTCGAAAGAACCTGAGGATATTCAGCAGCTTAAAGGCTTGCGTGTAATCGGTAAGTTCGGTGATTCTATCACGACTGACCACATTTCACCTGCTGGCGCAATCGGTTTGAACACACCGGCTGGAATTTACTTGCGTGAAAACGGCGTAGAGCCACGTAACTTCAACTCGTACGGTTCACGTCGTGGTAACCACGAAGTCATGATGCGCGGAACGTTTGCGAACATTCGTATTCGTAACCAAATCGCAGCTGGCACTGAAGGTGGATTCACTACGTACTGGCCAAACAAAGAAGTTATGCCGATCTATGATGCAGCAATGAAGTATCAACAAGACGGTACGGGTCTAGCTATTCTTGGTGGTAAAGACTACGGAATGGGCTCTTCACGTGACTGGGCAGCAAAAGGTACAAACTTGCTTGGCATTAAAACAGTTATCGTAGAAAGCTTCGAGCGTATTCACCGTTCGAACCTAGTGATGATGGGTGTACTTCCACTTCAATTCATCAATGGTGAAAACGTTGAGTCTCTAGGCTTAACTGGTGAAGAAGAAATCAGTGTAAATATCGCTGAAGGCGTAAAACCACGTTCAATCCTTAAAGTTACAGCGAAAGCTCCAGACGGCAAGGAAACTGAATTTGAAGTACTAGCTCGTTTCGACTCTGAAGTTGAAGTGGACTACTACCGTCACGGCGGAATCCTTCAAATGGTTCTACGTAACAAATTAGCAGCAAAGTAA
- a CDS encoding acyl-CoA thioesterase gives MFTSEKEIEVRYAETDQMGVVYHANYLVWMEIGRTALIKDLGYEYAQLERDGYLAPVTELSVKYKAASTYGETVTVKTWVESHGKLRTVYGYEILHADGSIAATAVTEHVIVKKENFRPVSLRKVHPEWDAVYTKIQRGES, from the coding sequence ATGTTTACCAGTGAAAAAGAAATTGAAGTACGATATGCAGAAACCGATCAGATGGGCGTCGTGTATCATGCCAACTACTTAGTTTGGATGGAAATCGGCCGTACTGCGCTGATCAAAGACCTCGGATACGAATACGCACAGCTCGAGCGCGACGGCTACTTAGCGCCTGTAACCGAGCTGTCAGTGAAGTATAAGGCGGCAAGTACATATGGTGAGACCGTTACAGTCAAAACATGGGTGGAGTCTCACGGCAAGCTACGTACGGTCTATGGCTACGAGATCCTACATGCGGATGGATCGATTGCGGCAACGGCTGTTACCGAACACGTAATAGTCAAAAAAGAAAATTTCCGTCCAGTGTCATTACGCAAAGTTCATCCAGAATGGGACGCGGTGTACACGAAAATTCAGCGAGGCGAAAGCTAG
- a CDS encoding HesB/YadR/YfhF family protein translates to MNIHLSEQAIQWFEEEMEVVAGDYVKFFARYGGSSPLHEGFSIGITKEEPDELVVETIVNGVHYYVEERDVWFFDGHDLHIDVDTSTEELSFDYQVA, encoded by the coding sequence ATGAATATTCACCTATCCGAACAAGCAATTCAATGGTTTGAAGAAGAGATGGAAGTCGTTGCAGGCGATTATGTTAAATTTTTCGCGCGTTACGGTGGGTCAAGCCCGCTGCATGAAGGCTTTTCTATAGGGATTACGAAAGAAGAACCAGATGAACTTGTAGTCGAAACTATCGTGAACGGTGTGCATTATTACGTAGAAGAACGCGATGTATGGTTCTTCGATGGACATGACCTGCATATTGATGTGGATACGTCAACGGAAGAGTTATCCTTTGACTATCAAGTAGCGTAA
- the plsY gene encoding glycerol-3-phosphate 1-O-acyltransferase PlsY yields the protein MENYVIILAAYLLGSIPSALWIGKLFYGTDVRQHGSGNMGATNTFRVLGKKAGIVVTLLDIFKGTAAVLLPLLPFFHDTAIHPLILGIIAVLGHIFPIFAGLRGGKAVATSGGVLLGYNWPIFLLVIITFLIALKLTKMVSLTSIIVSVMGPLYCLIYFFMGGDFYLFLVVALMGFFIFYRHRDNISRIKNGTEPKVKWL from the coding sequence ATGGAAAATTACGTTATCATTCTGGCAGCTTATTTGCTTGGCTCCATCCCTTCCGCACTCTGGATCGGCAAGCTTTTTTACGGAACAGATGTCAGACAGCATGGCAGTGGAAACATGGGCGCGACGAATACATTTCGGGTACTTGGAAAAAAAGCTGGCATTGTCGTCACACTGCTGGACATCTTTAAAGGAACAGCGGCTGTACTATTGCCGTTATTGCCATTTTTTCACGATACAGCGATTCATCCGTTGATTCTCGGAATCATCGCTGTACTTGGGCACATCTTCCCTATTTTCGCAGGCCTACGAGGTGGCAAAGCCGTTGCAACTTCTGGCGGGGTATTACTTGGCTATAATTGGCCTATATTCTTATTGGTCATCATTACGTTTTTAATTGCGTTAAAACTAACGAAAATGGTATCGTTAACATCCATCATCGTATCGGTCATGGGACCACTATACTGTCTTATTTATTTCTTTATGGGTGGCGACTTTTACTTATTTTTAGTCGTCGCATTGATGGGCTTCTTCATTTTTTATCGCCATCGAGACAATATTAGTCGAATTAAAAATGGGACCGAGCCGAAAGTGAAATGGCTATAG
- the parE gene encoding DNA topoisomerase IV subunit B — MIKITEHLFDGGFILAKQKIQNTYDDSSIQILEGLEAVRKRPGMYIGSTDTRGLHHLVYEIVDNSVDEALAGFGNEIDVTLHKDGSISVRDYGRGMPTGKHESGKPTAEVIMTVLHAGGKFGQGGYKTSGGLHGVGASVVNALSEWLEVTIYRDGKKFLQRFEHGGKPVTTLEEIGKTRETGTMIHFKPDTTIFSTIKYQYDTLAERLRESAFLLKGLKITLKEEGTDKQDIFHYESGIEAFVAYLNEEKEVLHDVAYLEGEVDGIEVEFAFQFSDGYAETILSFVNNVRTKDGGTHETGAKAAMTRVVNEYARKAGLLKEKDKNLDGSDIREGIAAIVSVRIPEEILQFEGQTKGKLGTSEARTVTDAVISQKMLYFLEENAELSANLVRKAIRAHQAREAARKAREDARSGKKRKKSDTLLSGKLSPAQSRNAAKNELYLVEGDSAGGSAKQGRDRTFQAILPLRGKVINTEKAKLEDIMKNEEINTIIHAVGGGVGADFQIEDAAYDKIVIMTDADTDGAHIQVLLLTFFYRYMKPLIEAGKVYIALPPLFKVFKGSGKSEKLAYAWTDDDLEEAIEKVGKGYMLQRYKGLGEMNADQLWETTMDPSTRTLIRVTIEDGAKSERRVTTLMGDKVEPRRKWIEENVDFGLIEEHNILDNAYIHVEGDTE; from the coding sequence ATGATTAAAATAACAGAACATTTGTTTGACGGGGGTTTCATTTTGGCGAAACAGAAAATACAAAATACGTATGATGATAGTTCCATTCAAATTTTAGAAGGCTTAGAAGCGGTACGAAAAAGACCGGGAATGTACATCGGTTCGACCGATACGAGAGGTCTGCATCACTTAGTTTATGAAATCGTCGATAACTCAGTGGATGAGGCGCTGGCAGGCTTCGGTAACGAGATTGATGTCACACTCCATAAAGACGGCAGCATTAGCGTACGAGACTATGGACGTGGTATGCCGACAGGGAAGCATGAGTCAGGGAAACCGACTGCTGAAGTTATTATGACCGTATTGCACGCAGGCGGAAAGTTCGGACAGGGCGGCTATAAAACGAGTGGCGGCTTGCATGGTGTTGGGGCATCCGTTGTCAATGCATTGTCCGAATGGCTGGAAGTGACGATCTATCGTGACGGCAAAAAATTTCTTCAGCGCTTTGAGCATGGTGGCAAACCGGTAACAACACTTGAAGAGATCGGTAAAACTAGAGAAACCGGAACGATGATCCATTTCAAACCGGATACGACGATCTTCTCTACGATCAAATATCAATATGACACACTGGCAGAAAGATTGCGTGAGTCCGCTTTTCTATTGAAAGGCTTAAAGATTACACTAAAAGAAGAAGGTACGGACAAGCAAGACATCTTCCATTACGAATCCGGTATCGAAGCATTTGTTGCTTATTTGAACGAAGAAAAAGAAGTACTGCATGACGTAGCGTATCTTGAAGGCGAAGTGGACGGCATTGAAGTCGAATTTGCATTCCAGTTCAGTGATGGCTATGCCGAAACGATTCTTTCATTCGTCAATAACGTTCGAACGAAAGACGGTGGAACGCATGAAACTGGTGCGAAAGCCGCGATGACACGTGTGGTCAATGAATACGCACGTAAAGCGGGCTTGTTGAAAGAAAAAGATAAGAATCTCGATGGCTCAGATATTCGGGAAGGGATTGCGGCCATCGTTTCGGTTCGCATACCGGAAGAAATCCTGCAGTTTGAAGGTCAAACGAAAGGAAAACTCGGTACGAGTGAAGCGCGAACGGTGACAGATGCCGTCATATCGCAAAAAATGCTGTATTTCCTTGAAGAAAATGCGGAACTGAGTGCAAATCTTGTCCGTAAAGCAATTCGTGCCCACCAAGCACGTGAAGCTGCACGAAAAGCGCGTGAAGATGCGCGTTCAGGCAAGAAGCGCAAAAAATCCGATACATTGTTGTCGGGTAAACTGTCTCCGGCACAATCCCGTAACGCAGCGAAGAATGAATTATATCTCGTAGAGGGTGACTCAGCCGGTGGTTCAGCAAAACAAGGCCGCGATCGTACGTTCCAAGCGATTTTGCCGCTCCGTGGGAAAGTCATCAATACGGAAAAAGCGAAACTAGAAGACATTATGAAAAATGAAGAAATCAACACGATTATCCATGCAGTGGGTGGTGGAGTGGGTGCCGATTTCCAAATTGAAGATGCCGCGTACGATAAAATCGTGATTATGACCGATGCTGATACCGATGGTGCGCACATTCAAGTGTTGCTCTTGACGTTCTTTTATCGCTATATGAAGCCGTTAATTGAAGCAGGCAAAGTATATATCGCACTGCCGCCTTTATTCAAAGTATTTAAAGGAAGCGGTAAAAGTGAAAAGCTTGCCTATGCGTGGACGGATGACGATCTAGAAGAAGCAATCGAAAAAGTCGGGAAAGGCTATATGCTTCAACGCTATAAAGGTCTAGGTGAGATGAACGCGGATCAATTATGGGAAACGACGATGGACCCATCGACACGGACGTTGATTCGTGTAACGATTGAAGATGGAGCGAAATCCGAGCGCCGGGTGACCACATTGATGGGAGATAAAGTCGAGCCACGTCGGAAATGGATTGAAGAAAATGTCGATTTCGGCTTGATTGAAGAACATAATATTTTAGACAATGCATATATACATGTTGAGGGGGATACGGAATGA